Proteins encoded within one genomic window of Prosthecobacter fusiformis:
- a CDS encoding ABC transporter permease — MLWNAFSIALREIRRNLTRAFLTVLGIIIGVAAVITMVTLGQGTTQAVKNQISNLGSNLLTLRPGTGFGPRSSGVPNFTQKDADAIRTQITGLTAVAPLMSSTLSSIYLQNARTTQITGTTPEYFTISKWSIAEGRFFNDQDYRTGAAVCVIGSTVKKELFGSQDALGQKVRLGKASCTVVGILVSKGQSFGGDQDDTIVVPLTTLQRRLIGRTSSNDVREIMISAEDGTDADIIIDDITSLMRQRRTLQQNENDNFSIRDTRQLAETLSSSTQMMTSLLAAVAGVSLLVGGIGIMNIMLVSVTERTREIGIRLAIGARSREVLLQFLVEAVTLSSIGGVIGITLALGLCVSLAQLIDVPFLFDTRINVIAFFFSTAVGIIFGYTPARRAARLDPIEALRHE, encoded by the coding sequence ATGCTCTGGAACGCTTTTTCTATCGCTCTCCGCGAGATTCGTCGAAATCTCACCCGTGCCTTTTTGACTGTGCTCGGCATCATTATAGGTGTCGCTGCCGTCATCACCATGGTCACTCTGGGCCAGGGCACCACCCAGGCGGTGAAGAACCAGATTTCCAATCTGGGCAGCAATTTGCTAACGTTACGACCAGGGACCGGTTTCGGACCGCGTTCCTCTGGAGTCCCCAACTTCACGCAAAAGGATGCGGATGCCATTCGCACTCAAATCACAGGGCTTACTGCCGTGGCACCCCTCATGTCCTCAACCCTCAGCAGCATCTATTTGCAGAATGCGCGCACGACCCAGATCACTGGAACGACGCCTGAATACTTCACCATCAGTAAGTGGAGCATTGCTGAAGGGCGCTTTTTCAATGATCAAGATTACCGTACTGGAGCGGCTGTATGCGTCATTGGATCCACGGTCAAAAAAGAGCTGTTTGGTTCTCAAGACGCCTTGGGACAGAAGGTGCGCCTGGGCAAAGCTTCATGCACCGTCGTTGGCATTCTGGTGTCGAAGGGGCAATCCTTCGGCGGAGACCAGGATGACACCATTGTGGTGCCACTGACGACCCTGCAGCGTCGGCTTATTGGCAGAACTTCCTCCAACGATGTCCGTGAGATTATGATTTCTGCCGAGGACGGGACCGATGCGGATATTATCATCGACGACATTACCTCTTTGATGCGTCAGCGCCGCACCCTGCAACAAAATGAGAACGATAATTTCTCCATTCGCGATACGCGTCAGTTGGCCGAAACATTGAGTTCCTCTACCCAAATGATGACGAGTCTCCTGGCTGCTGTGGCGGGGGTGAGCCTGCTGGTGGGTGGCATTGGCATCATGAATATCATGCTTGTCTCGGTCACGGAACGCACACGTGAGATCGGCATCCGCTTAGCGATTGGTGCCCGTTCTCGTGAGGTCCTATTGCAGTTCCTGGTGGAGGCTGTCACCCTGTCTTCCATCGGTGGCGTCATTGGCATCACTTTGGCACTGGGACTCTGCGTATCCCTGGCTCAGCTCATTGATGTTCCATTCTTGTTTGATACGCGCATCAATGTAATCGCCTTTTTCTTTTCCACGGCTGTTGGGATTATCTTTGGATATACGCCCGCCCGGCGTGCCGCACGGCTTGATCCCATTGAGGCTCTGCGCCACGAATAA
- a CDS encoding sensor histidine kinase, producing the protein MKTLFQSLRWRLQAWHGLLLLLVVTASVGPAYHFALENQNQRIDRELSRLERTLIRSLMDAVQGIPVDTVNSAAKLDRPFLSFAEFVQKLTTKPVKLPDVMASQFHGKEPGYAYFSIRDKDGKIILQSDNAPSDMRFLPIPENDVVEEARGVDSRRENLRSTVHGLKIVVGRDITPELHEMQGMAWLHLAVGLGVWLFGLIGGWWLSGRAIRPIESISKTASRIAEGNLEERIDITETASELGQLSQVLNRTFERLHAAFERQRQFTADASHELRTPITILLSETQRILKRERTPEEYRDALQTCGETAQRMRRLVEALLLLARQENHETQARYQSCDLAVILQEVIGHLQPLAQERGLRLESRLSPTPCKCDAESISILLSNLVTNALQYGGHVTVECSSQNQQAVFTVRDDGPGIAAADLPHIFERFYRADQARTGSSGHTGLGLAIAKAIVENHGGSIQVTSSPGQGACFEVSLP; encoded by the coding sequence ATGAAGACGCTTTTTCAATCCCTTCGCTGGCGTTTGCAGGCTTGGCATGGCCTGCTCCTTTTGCTTGTCGTGACCGCCTCCGTTGGGCCGGCTTATCACTTCGCCCTGGAAAACCAAAACCAGCGGATTGACCGTGAACTGAGCCGCTTGGAGCGCACTCTGATCCGGTCACTCATGGACGCGGTCCAGGGCATTCCGGTGGATACGGTCAATTCAGCTGCAAAGTTAGACCGTCCCTTTTTGTCCTTTGCGGAATTTGTCCAGAAGCTCACCACAAAGCCAGTGAAACTGCCGGATGTTATGGCTTCCCAATTTCACGGCAAAGAGCCTGGTTACGCCTACTTCAGTATTCGGGACAAAGATGGAAAAATCATCCTACAATCGGACAATGCCCCTTCGGACATGAGATTCCTGCCGATTCCTGAAAACGACGTGGTCGAGGAGGCTCGGGGCGTGGACAGCCGGCGTGAAAATTTGCGCAGCACCGTGCACGGGTTGAAGATCGTGGTGGGACGTGACATCACACCGGAATTGCATGAAATGCAGGGCATGGCGTGGCTGCATCTGGCGGTCGGCCTCGGCGTGTGGCTCTTCGGATTGATTGGCGGCTGGTGGCTTTCCGGCCGTGCGATACGGCCCATTGAGTCCATCAGCAAAACGGCGTCACGCATCGCGGAAGGCAATCTTGAAGAGCGCATTGATATCACCGAAACGGCGAGTGAACTTGGTCAGCTCAGCCAGGTGCTGAACCGTACCTTTGAGCGTTTGCATGCGGCATTTGAAAGGCAGCGCCAGTTTACTGCCGATGCCTCGCATGAACTGCGCACGCCCATTACCATCCTCCTCTCGGAGACACAAAGGATACTGAAACGGGAACGCACCCCTGAGGAATATCGCGACGCCCTGCAAACTTGCGGCGAGACGGCTCAACGCATGCGCCGGTTGGTCGAGGCTCTGCTCCTCCTCGCCCGCCAGGAGAATCACGAAACACAAGCCCGGTATCAGTCCTGTGATCTCGCTGTGATTTTGCAAGAGGTGATCGGCCATCTCCAGCCTCTGGCTCAAGAACGTGGATTGCGGTTGGAATCCAGACTCTCTCCCACCCCTTGTAAGTGCGATGCTGAGTCCATATCGATCCTGCTTAGCAACCTCGTCACGAACGCTCTTCAGTATGGAGGTCATGTGACGGTTGAATGCTCATCACAAAACCAGCAGGCTGTCTTCACGGTTCGTGATGATGGCCCTGGCATTGCTGCCGCTGATCTACCTCATATCTTCGAACGCTTTTACCGTGCCGACCAGGCCCGCACGGGTAGCTCCGGTCACACAGGTTTGGGCTTGGCCATTGCCAAAGCCATCGTGGAAAATCATGGCGGCAGCATTCAGGTCACGAGCAGCCCTGGTCAGGGGGCATGTTTTGAGGTGAGTCTGCCTTAA
- a CDS encoding serine hydrolase: MRVLLPLLFFPLLLLAEDKPLAEVAKEAAKSLKAGGIATAESLDGKVTFAAFSSSRKDEAKYDENMLFEIGSITKVFTGLLLAQAVVEGKVTLDTPISELLDPAFTFADPRIAAITLKQLSTHTSGLPRLPDNHGQGVVGDDPYAGYNEKLLYEFIASAKLKGKAPYPCNYSNVGVGLLGHLLGKVYAMSWEEAIVAKICTPLGLQHTRMTITSLNLPLATPYDGAKKNVSWHLNAVAGAGALRATAADLLKFGQAMAKPEATPLAKAFALALHPHADAAGPTSKIGLGPFMTTRDGLTIYDHGGGTGGYRSGLQVIPEKNIVRVVLINNTTLDPNALILDTRIEPPRVMPKEVKLDAEALKDYPGVYILDPNARFTILLHKGQIWNRLTGQAFLPMFAKDKDQFFFKAVNAEIRFSREGDKIVSLTLFQNGRELVAKRSDLPTPTIALHTAEELKPYAGKYFIFGLTELNVTLHGRTLYAQLSGQEAAPIFDMGRDRFEFDVVEAAITFTRDKDGKIIGLILAQNGGQFPAARQEQPPAKK; this comes from the coding sequence TAGCCACAGCAGAAAGTCTGGACGGAAAAGTCACCTTTGCGGCCTTCAGTTCATCCAGAAAAGATGAGGCAAAGTATGATGAAAACATGCTGTTTGAAATCGGATCTATCACGAAGGTCTTCACAGGTCTGCTGCTGGCCCAGGCCGTGGTGGAGGGGAAAGTAACCTTGGACACGCCGATATCGGAGCTACTCGATCCTGCTTTTACATTTGCGGATCCGCGTATCGCAGCCATCACGCTCAAACAACTGTCCACCCATACCAGCGGACTTCCACGGCTGCCGGACAATCATGGTCAGGGCGTGGTCGGCGACGATCCCTATGCCGGGTATAACGAAAAGTTGCTCTATGAATTCATTGCTAGCGCCAAACTGAAAGGCAAGGCCCCCTATCCCTGCAATTATTCCAATGTGGGTGTGGGACTGCTCGGGCATTTACTGGGCAAGGTTTATGCGATGTCCTGGGAAGAAGCCATCGTTGCTAAAATCTGTACTCCCCTGGGACTGCAGCACACACGGATGACCATCACCAGCCTCAATCTGCCACTCGCCACTCCATATGACGGGGCGAAGAAAAACGTCTCCTGGCACCTGAATGCGGTGGCTGGTGCCGGTGCCCTGCGGGCCACTGCGGCGGATCTTCTTAAATTTGGGCAGGCCATGGCGAAACCGGAGGCTACCCCTCTCGCCAAAGCCTTTGCACTGGCCTTGCATCCGCATGCGGATGCCGCAGGCCCCACCAGTAAAATCGGCTTGGGACCTTTCATGACCACACGCGATGGACTAACTATTTACGACCATGGTGGCGGTACCGGAGGTTATCGATCTGGACTGCAAGTCATCCCGGAAAAAAACATCGTCCGCGTGGTCCTCATCAATAACACCACCCTCGATCCCAATGCGCTGATCCTGGATACCCGCATCGAGCCGCCACGGGTGATGCCCAAGGAGGTCAAGCTCGACGCCGAGGCCCTCAAAGACTACCCAGGGGTTTACATCCTGGACCCCAACGCCCGCTTCACCATCCTGCTGCACAAAGGCCAGATTTGGAACAGACTGACGGGCCAGGCATTTTTACCCATGTTTGCCAAAGACAAGGACCAGTTCTTTTTCAAGGCGGTCAATGCCGAGATCCGCTTCAGTCGTGAAGGAGATAAAATAGTCTCCCTCACCCTCTTCCAAAATGGTCGCGAACTGGTGGCCAAACGCAGCGACTTACCCACGCCGACCATTGCCCTGCATACTGCCGAAGAATTGAAACCCTATGCCGGAAAATATTTTATATTCGGCCTGACCGAATTGAATGTCACCCTGCATGGCCGCACCCTGTATGCTCAACTGTCAGGCCAAGAAGCCGCACCCATTTTCGACATGGGCAGAGACCGCTTCGAATTCGATGTGGTGGAAGCCGCGATCACCTTCACTCGTGACAAGGATGGAAAAATCATTGGCTTGATCCTGGCGCAAAATGGCGGGCAATTCCCTGCGGCGAGGCAAGAGCAGCCTCCCGCCAAGAAATGA
- a CDS encoding response regulator transcription factor, whose protein sequence is MRILVIEDDPHLLRSLAATLREENYAVDTAEDGEDGLFKARNDGYDAIVLDVMLPRLNGWEVLARLRPACKTPVLMLTAKDTVQDRVKGLDKGADDYLTKPFDIDELLARLRALIRRAAGQTHPVLDIGGLVIDTVAKLVLLSGQEVALTAREYSLLEFLAIHRGEVVSRTTLYEHLFDEDDATLSNLLDVHVSNLRKKLGADVITTRRGHGYSMT, encoded by the coding sequence ATGAGAATCCTCGTCATTGAAGATGATCCGCACCTGCTCCGCAGTCTGGCGGCGACTTTGCGCGAAGAAAACTATGCGGTGGACACCGCCGAAGATGGTGAAGACGGTCTCTTTAAAGCGAGGAATGACGGCTATGACGCCATCGTGCTGGATGTTATGCTGCCGCGCTTGAATGGCTGGGAGGTGCTCGCGCGACTTCGCCCAGCCTGTAAAACCCCAGTCCTGATGCTTACCGCCAAGGACACGGTGCAGGATCGCGTGAAAGGCCTCGATAAAGGCGCGGACGATTACCTCACCAAGCCGTTTGATATTGATGAACTTTTGGCTCGTTTGCGTGCATTGATCCGCCGTGCGGCGGGTCAGACGCATCCTGTGTTGGATATCGGTGGCCTTGTCATAGATACCGTAGCCAAGCTGGTCCTGCTCTCTGGTCAGGAGGTGGCTCTGACGGCGCGTGAATACTCTTTGTTAGAATTTTTGGCCATCCATCGGGGCGAGGTGGTCAGCCGCACGACTCTTTACGAGCACCTGTTTGACGAAGATGACGCCACTCTGTCGAACCTGCTGGATGTGCATGTTTCCAACCTGCGTAAAAAGCTCGGGGCGGATGTCATCACGACTCGTCGTGGCCACGGTTACAGCATGACCTGA